The region AGGCTATCCAAGCGCAGAACATCATCGGCTCGCACATCAAAATGGTGCTAGACGTCTGTACCCCGCCCAACATCACCGAGAAAAAAGCTTATCAAGCGCACCGCACCACCGTCGATTGGGCAAAACGTTGTCAAAAAGAGTGGCAAGCCTCGGGTGAGCAAGGCCTTCTCTTTGGTATCACACAAGGAAATTTCTATAAAGATCTCCGCAAATTAAGTATCGAAGAGTTAGCTGCCCTCGACCTCCCTGGGTATGCGATTGGCGGATTGAGTGTGGGTGAAGAGAAGCAAGTATTTGAAGAATTCGTTCACTATAGCACCCCCCTACTTCCTGCCAATAAACCGCGTTATGTTATGGGGATAGGCACGCCCGACTATATTTTACAGGCCGTAGAGGCTGGGGTTGATATGTTTGACTGTGTCTACCCTACCCGCGTAGCGCGTAACGGTGCAGCGATGAGCTTTGATGGCTTACTCTCACTTAAAAACGAACGCTATGCCCTCGACAACAATCCCATCGACCCCGACTGCACCTGCTCGGCTTGCCAACGCTATAGTAAATCGTACCTCCGCCACCTCATCAAAGCCAAAGAGATCAACGCACTCACCCTCCTTACCGATCACAATCTCACCTTTATGAAGCGCTTTATGAACGAGGTACGTGCGTCGATTAAAGAGAACCGTTTTGCTCTCTACAAACAAGCCTTTATGGATCGATACTACCAATCATCGCATAAGGAGTCTTAGGGTAAAAACCGCAAAGTATGCTGATATTATCCTTGCCGTTGTAAAAGTTGCTCCTCTACCAGCGCTTGCCAGACCTGCGATTCGCTCTTTGAGCCTTGATGTTGACTATGACGCAGGCGATGGAGTAATAGGGTAAGGTGTTCGGCGTCAAAGAGGCGTAAGGCGCGTAATTGCTTACTCGTCTTTTTGGCATTTTGATACATCAATGATGCGTCAATAAAGATCCGCACACATTCTATCAAGAGCCAAGCGAAGTATTCACGGTAATAGCTATCGAGCATCGAGAGCTTTTTGAGCGCCTTCGCGTAGTAATGCGTGGCGCGTTGCCACTGTTTTCGCCCTAAGGCTAACTCTCCGCGTAGTAAGTAATAGCCAAAAGGAATGCGCGCACTACCCACAAAGATCAGTCGGGTACGATAGGTGATAGAGATGCCGTGCAGGTGCATGTCGGCAAGGGCATATTGACGCGCTTGTAACTGATAAAAAATACGTACAAACTGTGCCGACAAGATGGGGCGTTCCCCTAAAAAGAAGAGTTCGGCTCCGTAACGTTGCCAGAGATCGGGAAAGTCGTAGTGCAGCTGACGTTGGTGAGCTTGAAGCGACTGGTGATGCAAGCGCACCGCAAGACGATGCAATTCGCTCATTCCGCTGTTGATGTAGAGTAAAAAACTATGGTCAACAAAGCTATAGAGGCGAAATTTTTGTTGATACCACTCACGCTCGGTGTAGATATCTTGTATATGATGTTGGGTTGCGTAGAGGATACGCGCCAAAATCGCTAAGGAGTGGTTGGAGGTAAGCTCTTGGTAGAGTTTGTCGGCGTAGCTATTTTTCTTCTCTTTGATAAAGTAGAGCAACAAAAAGGCCTGGTTAATTTCATCTAAAAAGGCGCGCTCACGAAAGAGCTTCTTGGCGATACGCTGTGCGGTGCGCTTGTTGCCAAAGAGCTCTTCGAGTTTAAATTGAAGTACCAAGTCGCGCGTGGGGAGTTTAGCTTTCGACCAATACGTACGATAGAGGTGTAAGACTTGGGCAAAATTTTCCTGTCGAATCAGTAAATCAACATACAAAGAGAAGAGATAGCTATTCTCCCGATGATACCCCACCTCGATCAATTGCTCTAAATAACGACGAGATTCGTCATGATGTTGCGTATAATAACAAAAAATCGCATACTCACTCTGCCAACTAAGCTCTGGTTGTAAGGCAATAGCGCGTCTCAAGTAGCGCAAGCCAATCATCGGCTGTCCAGCTACCTCGTAAGCATAGCGCGCAATCATGTAGAGAAACCACGCATCATGCGCAAAATCCTCTTGCATAATCAAGGCGTAGGTCTCTTTCATGTCGATGGGGTTGTGATAAACAAGATAGCGCGCAAAGTGATACCACACCGCCCAATACTCTAACTCATGGCGATCAACCTGCTGAAGAAAATCGAACGCCCGCCGATGCTCCTTACTATCCAACAGCATCGCACAGACGTGATCCCGCAGATGCTTACCCCGTAGTAAATGCACATAGTCGTCCAAGTATGTCGTAATTCGCTTTCTTATCACTGGCGTAACCTATCCACGCCACCGGCGTAGCATCACTCCTTTCCGCTCTCCATGAGCGCGCCATCGGCAACCCACTGACGCCAACTCTTCTGCTCCCTTTTCGGGAAAAGTACGATGTGATGAATACGCATTAGTGCAATAGAGGGGTAAATAAAGAGCGCATAACCTATCGCCATAGTGAACCATTGCATGATCCCCGTACCTAAAAGCATGGGCATGGTAAGCACCCAGAGAATTGAACCCAATGAGGCGTTCCAGCGATGGTACTGTTGCATCGAATCACTAAGCTCATCCTCATACCTAGACTCTTTCAGTGAGATAGCTCCGGCAATCGTGATGGTTAAAAAGAGGATAACAAAGATCCAAAAACCCACAGCATCTATCCACGATCGCCCTGATCCCATCAACCCATAAAGGAGATTCATCAACGTGCCCAGTATCCCTATGCCCATATAGAGACCAGCAAAATAATCACTATTGTGCCAAATTTTTCGCATGTACCCTCCTAATTTCTCCCCATTCCTTCCCTTAAGCATACCACAATCCTACAAAAATTACAAGTTTCTCCATTTTTTAGGGCGAGTCTCTTGAAGATTTTTGGCTTTTAAAGTAATATGAAAATAGCAAGATAGTTATAAATCTTGCAAGATGATAAGAGGAGCCTTGACATTTATGAACAATAACGATATTTATTTAGATAACAACGCCACCACCCGCCTGTGCGATGAGGCCTATGAAGCCATGCAACCCTACCAGCAAGAGTATTTTGGTAACCCCAACAGTCTACACAACACGGGGCGTATTGCCCACCGCGCCTTAGCACAGAGCATGCACGAGCTCTATCAGCTCTTTGGGGCAGAGGATCGAGATGACATCATCATCACCAGTTGTGCAACCGAGGGTAACAATAGCGTGCTCATGAGTGTGTACTACCAATTTATCCACACCGGCAAGAAAAAGCGCATTCTCTCCACGCAAGTAGAGCATCCTTCGGTGGCGCATACGCTAGAATTTTTAGAGTCGCTTGGCGCAGTGGTTGAATTTATCCCCGTCAACGAAGAGGGTTTAGTCACTCCCGAAGCACTCCGCGCCATGATGAGCGACGATGTCGCCCTTGTGAGCGTAATGTGGGCAAATAACGAGACGGGTCTGCTCTTTCCCATCAAAGAGCTTGCCTCTGTAGCGCACGAGCATGGCGCGCTCTTTCATAGCGACGGTGTACAAGCCATTGGCAAGACCCCTGTCGATCTCTCGGATGCGGGTGTCGACTTCTTCACCTTCTCGGCACACAAGTTCCATGGGCCAAAGGGTATTGGTGGGCTCTTTATTCGCGGGAAGACCCAGTTTACCCCACTCTTCCACGGTGGTGCGCAGATGGGTGGTCGTCGTAGTGGAACGGTTGCGATCCCTTTAGTTGTCGGCATGACCGTCGCTTTACGCGTGGCAGTCGCCAATCTTGAGCAAAATATCATCAAGATGGCACACTTGCGCGATAAACTCGAGCGCGGTCTTCTCCAACTTGCCGACATCACGATTGTCGGAAAAGACTCTCCGCGTACGCCAAATACCTCGCTCATCAGTTTTAAAGGCGTAGAGGGCGAGGCATGTCTATGGGATCTTAACGAGCGTGGCATCGCAGCCAGCACCGGTAGTGCCTGCAGTAGCGCCGATCTTCAAGCCAACCCCACCTTCCGCGCCATGAAGATCTCCGCCGATTTGGAGCATACGGGCATTCGCTTTAGCCTATGTCGTTACACCACAGAAGAAGAGATCGATCGTACCATCGAGGCAGTGCACGCCATTGTGGCACGCTTACGCGAAATTTCGATCGCTTATTAAGTTGAGTAAAGAAAAAATCTATTTTATTCTGCGCCAAAGGGTTCACTCTTTGGCGTTCTCTTCTCTATTACTTGATTTTTACCTCTAATCTTACGATACTCATACTATCATGTACCAGAGATTTTTGCAAGAATTATCGCAACACCAACTGCACCAGATCCATAAAATTCTCTTTCATCTCGATAAAAATGAGGTAAAAAAAGTTCTCATCCGTCCAATTTTACTCAAAGATATCCCGATGTGGCAGATCGAAACAACGCGAGCAGAAAAAGTCTACCATCAAAATATCGCACACGTTGAGCTGGTTTCGTATCTTTATCAATGTATGCAAGAGTATATTTGTAAACAAATTACGATGACAACTGCCAGCCAAATTTATCACTATCGGCTAACCAAAAAAGGGAAAATCCTCCACTACGCCGAAACAAATCAACAGCAAAAAGCCCCTGAGATGGAGCATAATCGCACCAAAAGCTATCTGCTAGAAGAGGGTATGCCGATTCACGCATTAGTAGATCTGGGCATTTTCGATGGTAACTTTCGCATTAAAGCTAGCGCCAAAAAGAAATTTAGACAGATCAATCACTTCCTTAGCCTCATCGTCGAAAGCATCGAAACAGATCAGCAAGAAGCGCTCACCATCATCGACTTTGGATGCGGAAAGTCCTACCTCTCCTTTCTCGTCTACTACTACTTTGTCTTTATAAAAGAGATCGAACTCACCATGATTGGCTACGATCTCAAAGCCGATGTGGTCGAGCAGTGCAATCTGACGGCGAAAAAGTACGATTATCAGAACCTCCACTTTATTCACGGCGACATCGCCAAAGCGAGCCATGATCACGGCAAGGTTGATGCGATGATCACGCTCCACGCCTGCAATGTGGCGACCGATTATGCTCTACACTACGCCATCACCCACCAGATTACGCATATCTTCTCAGTGCCCTGTTGCCAACACGAGATCGCACAACAGATCGCCCCGCCTGCATCGTGGAGCTTTCTCTTTCAGCACGGATTACACAAAGAGCGCCTCTCTGCCCTCTTTACCGACGCCATTCGCTGTGAAATTCTACGTACCATGGGGTATCAGGTTGACGTAATCGAATTTGTCGAGATCGAAAACACGCCCAAAAATGCCCTCATCCGCGCGAAATTAACCCATCCCACGCACCATTTTACACCAACACCCGCATTACAGACCTTCCTAAAGGAATTTCATCTCAAGCCCACGCTCGTTCGTCTACTAACCGAATAAGATAACATACAAACTAGCAAGTGGGATAATTCATCTTCTCTAGCTTTTCGATATTTTTTCTAATAAGCTGATTTTTTACTGCCAAAGCACCCTGCGCGCTATTGGCACTCTCTCTGAACGCCTCTAGTTCGACAAGCATTTGTGCATAGCTAGGTGCACGAATCATGCGTACTACAGCTTCATTACGCTCTTGTAAATAATGTTTCCAAACCCGCTCTTCGGCGCTTCTAAAAGGAAGTTCGGTCTGCTCAAGGGCAAAACAAGGAGTCATTTTATCCCTTGTCCAAGCAAAAATTTGCTTCATCTCTGGAGCCAAGGTATCACTATAACGCAACTTCCAATTACCTTCTTCTAACCAAATTAACTCACGGATAGCGCTCTCTTTTTGATAGTTTAAGGGATCACGAGCACGCCACTGCTGATACTCTGGAGTAAAGCGGTAAAGACCATCGTCATCTAAAAAATAAGACTCCCCCTCTACCCCCAATGTTGCAGTTTTATGACCCTCTTCAGTCATGAGATAAGTAATGAGCTGCATAGCCCGCTCTTTGTGTTGAGAATTTTGGGTAACATAGGTTAATGTCCAACCAGCTAGTCCCATCTGATACATGGTTGGAGGATCAAGATTACGATTAGCCGGTCCATCTACAGCGATATAATGCTGTTGTGGATCGCGCTTATAATTTTGAATAATCGCAGGGGTCGTTCCAAACAATCCAGAGGTCAACAAAGCAAAAAATTTACCCTCCGCCACCCCATCATAGATATGCATATTATTAAAGGAAAAATTATCATCAATAATCAATCCCTCTTGATAGGCCTCGCGTAATACATTCACCCAGCGTAAATACTCTTCATCAAACACCCCCTCATAATATTGACTATCAACAATACGAGGAACAGCTAAAAACATCAAAAGCACATCAATCACGGATCCACCTTTACTCAAGCCTCTAATAACTAAAGGCGCAGTTAAATTGGCATCAAATGCTTTTGCACCCCTTAACGCGGCCAAAAATCCATCGGGAGTGCGCATATCAGGAGAACCAAGAGCTTGATAAATATCAGCACGTACAATAAGACCTTCCCCACCGATCATGACAACATTGTCGCCAAAAAAGTCATCATAATTGCTCGATAAGCTAGGATAACCATAGATATTTCCATCTGCTTGCTGGTACCACGCCAAAGAATCTGCACGCGCTACTTCATAAAAATAAGGATCATAAGCATCAGCCAAGAGATTCAAAGGTACCGCCCACTTAGTCGCGTACTCATTAAAATGGAGCTTATTATCCATCGTGATAATATCTGGTAACTCACCAGAAGCAAAGAGTAATTGCAGTTGATCGTCATCCCCTACCAAAAAGTGAATCTGTGTTTTTGTATCCAATAAGATCTTTTTCGAGACTAAATCATGCCCACTGCCCTTCATGGGAAATGCAGGAATATTCACATACCAAGTAATTACTCCAGACTCATCCATTAAATGATAGCTCGGTTGTCCAGCATCTATAGAAAAACGACTCCTCGGAAGCTCTCGTTCATGTAAAGCATCGTCATTCTCTCCTCGAGTACATCCAACCAACAACATAAACCCCAACACTATAAACGCTCTATACTTCCACATCTACTTAATCCTTAGATTAAAAATAAAAATCAACCCCACAAACGAGAGGTTGATCACAAAGGCGTCGATGGGATTCGAACCCACGCATGAAGGTTTTGCAGACCTCTCCCTTACCACTTGGGTACGACGCCAAAAATCGTTACATATATCACATAACGTGCTTATTATACACAAAACGCCCCACTCTGTAAAGCCCTATCGCGATAAATTTATCACAAAGTATGTGCAAGGGCGCGCTTTCCCCTTGATAAAAGTTGCGCCCTTGGCTATAATAGTGGCATTACTCTATATCTTATACAGACAAAAAAGGGGACTCGTATGAAAGAAACTCTCTTTACCGAGCTACACCAACGCGGATTTTTTAATCAGTGCACCAACGAAGCCGGATTGGCAAAGGCTATCCTAGAGCATCGTGAAAAAAACCTCCCTTTTGCTGTCTATCTGGGCGTAGACCCCACTGCAGAGAGTCTGCATATCGGGCACACCTTGCCTCTCTATATGCTTAAACATTTGCAAAATATCGGCTTAAAGATCATTGTGATCGTTGGAGGAGGCACCGCGCGCATTGGTGATCCTTCGGGCAAAAGTTCGGCGCGTCCCATTCTCACCCAAGAGAAGATTGAGAGTAATGCCCAAAAAATCAAAACACAGGTGATGCGCTTCTTTGCCGACGATCCTGATGTGACCTTTGTGGATAATGGAGAGTGGCTCAACGAGTTGCGTTATATCGACTTTTTACGCGATATCGGCAAGCATTTTAGCGTCAATCGCATGCTTAGTTTCGATACCTATGCCTCACGCTTAGAGAGTGGCTTGAGTTTTTTGGAATTCAACTACCAACTCCTTCAGAGCTACGACTTTGCGCAACTCTTTAGCCATCATCACTGTAAACTACAAATCGGTGGGCAAGACCAATGGGGCAACATCATCTCTGGCGTCGATCTCATTCGTCGCCTACATGGGGAAGAAGTCTTTGGCTTAACCTGCCCGCTCATCATGACCTCCAGCGGTCAAAAGATGGGCAAGAGCGAAAATGGCGCTATCTTTTTAGACGCTAGCCTCACCTCGCCTAGTGAATTCTATCAATATTGGCGTAACTGTAGCGATGCCGATGTGGAACGTTACCTTAAACTCTTCACCTTCCTCCCCTTAGAGATTACGCAAGCGTTGACTAAAGAGAAGAGCGTAGAAGCAATCGCCGTTGCCAAAGATCGCCTTGCCTATGAGACCACCAAACTGATTCATGGGGAAGACGTCGCCCAACAGAGCCAAGAGCAGAGTCGAATTCTCTTTACTCGCTTCTCTGAACCACTGGGTCAAAAAGAGCGCGAAGATCGGGTAAAACATATCGTGAAAACAGCTATTGGTGGAGCACTCCTAGCCACCATAACAGGAGGCGTGGGGCTTGCCGGGGCCATTGTCGGTGCTGCCATTGGTAAGGCAACCAGTAGTAAAAGT is a window of Entomospira culicis DNA encoding:
- a CDS encoding extracellular solute-binding protein, which translates into the protein MWKYRAFIVLGFMLLVGCTRGENDDALHERELPRSRFSIDAGQPSYHLMDESGVITWYVNIPAFPMKGSGHDLVSKKILLDTKTQIHFLVGDDDQLQLLFASGELPDIITMDNKLHFNEYATKWAVPLNLLADAYDPYFYEVARADSLAWYQQADGNIYGYPSLSSNYDDFFGDNVVMIGGEGLIVRADIYQALGSPDMRTPDGFLAALRGAKAFDANLTAPLVIRGLSKGGSVIDVLLMFLAVPRIVDSQYYEGVFDEEYLRWVNVLREAYQEGLIIDDNFSFNNMHIYDGVAEGKFFALLTSGLFGTTPAIIQNYKRDPQQHYIAVDGPANRNLDPPTMYQMGLAGWTLTYVTQNSQHKERAMQLITYLMTEEGHKTATLGVEGESYFLDDDGLYRFTPEYQQWRARDPLNYQKESAIRELIWLEEGNWKLRYSDTLAPEMKQIFAWTRDKMTPCFALEQTELPFRSAEERVWKHYLQERNEAVVRMIRAPSYAQMLVELEAFRESANSAQGALAVKNQLIRKNIEKLEKMNYPTC
- the tgt gene encoding tRNA guanosine(34) transglycosylase Tgt, translated to MKQHFTVIHTDGQARLGTLSLPQGDVATPVFMPVGTVGTMKALHHRRLEELDYRLILANTYHLYLRPGLELLEKMGGLPQFSTWDRNFLTDSGGFQFFSLSKFAKFTEEGVKFSSHIDGSKHFFTPEKAIQAQNIIGSHIKMVLDVCTPPNITEKKAYQAHRTTVDWAKRCQKEWQASGEQGLLFGITQGNFYKDLRKLSIEELAALDLPGYAIGGLSVGEEKQVFEEFVHYSTPLLPANKPRYVMGIGTPDYILQAVEAGVDMFDCVYPTRVARNGAAMSFDGLLSLKNERYALDNNPIDPDCTCSACQRYSKSYLRHLIKAKEINALTLLTDHNLTFMKRFMNEVRASIKENRFALYKQAFMDRYYQSSHKES
- a CDS encoding class I SAM-dependent methyltransferase produces the protein MYQRFLQELSQHQLHQIHKILFHLDKNEVKKVLIRPILLKDIPMWQIETTRAEKVYHQNIAHVELVSYLYQCMQEYICKQITMTTASQIYHYRLTKKGKILHYAETNQQQKAPEMEHNRTKSYLLEEGMPIHALVDLGIFDGNFRIKASAKKKFRQINHFLSLIVESIETDQQEALTIIDFGCGKSYLSFLVYYYFVFIKEIELTMIGYDLKADVVEQCNLTAKKYDYQNLHFIHGDIAKASHDHGKVDAMITLHACNVATDYALHYAITHQITHIFSVPCCQHEIAQQIAPPASWSFLFQHGLHKERLSALFTDAIRCEILRTMGYQVDVIEFVEIENTPKNALIRAKLTHPTHHFTPTPALQTFLKEFHLKPTLVRLLTE
- a CDS encoding cysteine desulfurase family protein; translation: MNNNDIYLDNNATTRLCDEAYEAMQPYQQEYFGNPNSLHNTGRIAHRALAQSMHELYQLFGAEDRDDIIITSCATEGNNSVLMSVYYQFIHTGKKKRILSTQVEHPSVAHTLEFLESLGAVVEFIPVNEEGLVTPEALRAMMSDDVALVSVMWANNETGLLFPIKELASVAHEHGALFHSDGVQAIGKTPVDLSDAGVDFFTFSAHKFHGPKGIGGLFIRGKTQFTPLFHGGAQMGGRRSGTVAIPLVVGMTVALRVAVANLEQNIIKMAHLRDKLERGLLQLADITIVGKDSPRTPNTSLISFKGVEGEACLWDLNERGIAASTGSACSSADLQANPTFRAMKISADLEHTGIRFSLCRYTTEEEIDRTIEAVHAIVARLREISIAY
- the tyrS gene encoding tyrosine--tRNA ligase, whose protein sequence is MKETLFTELHQRGFFNQCTNEAGLAKAILEHREKNLPFAVYLGVDPTAESLHIGHTLPLYMLKHLQNIGLKIIVIVGGGTARIGDPSGKSSARPILTQEKIESNAQKIKTQVMRFFADDPDVTFVDNGEWLNELRYIDFLRDIGKHFSVNRMLSFDTYASRLESGLSFLEFNYQLLQSYDFAQLFSHHHCKLQIGGQDQWGNIISGVDLIRRLHGEEVFGLTCPLIMTSSGQKMGKSENGAIFLDASLTSPSEFYQYWRNCSDADVERYLKLFTFLPLEITQALTKEKSVEAIAVAKDRLAYETTKLIHGEDVAQQSQEQSRILFTRFSEPLGQKEREDRVKHIVKTAIGGALLATITGGVGLAGAIVGAAIGKATSSKSSSGGIAYSTLSTADLAKELTLADLFVQAGLANSKGEYRKKLVAGKAAYCNEALITEADAPIHADLFIDGAILLRAGKKRYYIFVLEA